From the Trypanosoma brucei brucei TREU927 chromosome 6, complete sequence genome, the window CTTCAGAGACAAATCACATCGCAAAATGCATTTGGACGCAGCCAACATGAGAACATGTGGCTCCGATACCGAGAAGGTCCTGCGATTTCTCGAGAAAGCCCAATTTAGAGTTAGAATAGGTTAGGCCCTGTCTTCTCTTTATTGTGAGTATGCAATTCGCAAAAAACATTACAACGCAGCATACAGGAACTTTATTGTAAATGATGGCGGCCAGAGCAACGCCAGTTCATATGCATCTTTCAGTTCTACAGAGAAAAGCCGCGGAATCTCCAGTAAAACAAACCCAGCCAATGCAGAAATGGGAAATCCATCCAAAATGCGATTCACTGGACAACGTAAGAAATCGAGTGGTCATGCATTTGGTTTGGATTACTACCAGTTGGTGGAAAGGGATATAGCTTTACTGCGGAAGGAAAATCTTATCGCACATCTTCATGACAAGGATGCCATCATTGTGGATTAGGGAGCTCTCACAATAACTTTCAATACTGATCCGTACAGGGCAGTGTGAGGCACGCGGTTATCGCAGTTGGGGGATATCAAAAAGTTTTTGAGTCTGTGGGAAGGAATAACGGCACTCAGCAGTCAATTTGTCAAAAAGACACTAAAACCTTACGGAATGACGGCGCCttcaacaaaaaggggagaaCTTTCACCTTCACGCAACAGCAGTAGTCGCAATAGAGAACGATTTGGAATCCCGCATTTTAGCAGAAATGTGAAAGCATGTAAACACCAAGGAATTTCCTCGCAACACCGCTCGCCATCTCGAGTTGCGGGCTGACGTATGAAACGGTTCAGGAAGTTTAACAGCACTAATGTAAAGATGTTTGATGAATGGGCAGCTTTCTCGTAGTTGATTTCACAGCCCACGAGGAAAGTAGCGGGACACGTCTTCATTCCAGAGGCTCagcattttgttatttgctcATCAAATTAAAGTGACTTCGGAgactcagcagcagcagaacttTCCGGTACAACAGATAGATGCGACTAGGTTATCACTGCATTGGGTTAGAGAGAGAGACCTAACATCCAGTCTCGACGGCGATATGATGAAATGTAGCAAATTACGCGTAAAGCCCCGAAGCGTAGGAAGATTGGGAACAATAACCGAAATTGACTGTTTCCAAAGTAGATGCATTTATTTTGGAGACTCATCATGGGATGGGTAGTGCCAGCTTTACAGTGATGAAGGGGAAGCCAAGTCACGAGTAGATGTTTTATCACACGGCCAAAGCTGATAAATAACCATGATAATTATGAAACCATGGCTTCATTAGAGCACGTGTCCCGTTATTTGGGCGCAGTTTGCAATAAAGCTGCAGCATTCATCTTTGACTCAAAGGctccgtttctttctttcaggTGGAACTTGTAGCGTATATTTGCGCATGTCTCCGGTTGCCAAACGAAGAATGGAAAACTTGTGGAACCAATCCATCTTTCAATGGGTCATGAATATGGTTCAGGATATCCTACACACGATTATACTCAGGCCCCGGAAAGAGACACAGAAGTGGCTTAACGAAAATGTGCCGCACCGCATCGCTAAAAACATGTGCGAACTTATAACATTCGCATAAAGTGTATTACAGAAAGTCATCAAGGAGTTGGAGTGTAATGATAAGGGAGCATATGGTACAATACAGTGCCATGGtggggaagagaaaactCTTCGCAGAATACAATTTCATATGGGTTCACATTTAtcacaagagaaaaatatgttGCCACTTGGTCTTCCATAGAAAAATGAGAGTAGGAAAACTCATGAAGGCCTCTTcgatggaaaaaacaaaaacgagaaAACAGTTGAAGAACATAATATCCCGCATGATGTACACGGCAGACGTACGAGGAAATTCTCTATTCCAACAACATTATCTCTTTTTGAAGGTGGTGCGCCGACGACCTTTAAAGCTCAATACATGATTATTGGAGGAAACTGATTCGACTCACCTTTCATCGCATTCcatgaagagaaaacaacagtggCTTAATATATTTCTTAACAGCGAGTATGTCAATTCACCGAGTTATTTACCAACACCATCCAAATTATTCGCAGGCACCTCAATGAAAGATTGGGAAGCAATACCGTTTAGGGTTAGTGGGAAGTTATGAGCCCCAGGAGGACCAGTGGGCGCAACcacatttttgtgtttcgcaGGTGGAGGCGAGAGCAGTAGACTTGAAATTACAAACCCTTGAAGGAAACCCGCTCCCAAATGCTTTACGTATGCGTTGGTAACACGCCACGGCCAAGCACGTcatgaaaagaatgaaataCACATTTCGATGTTTCGGCAAGTGGAACGCGCCTCGTGAACAAAACATTGCTGGAGGGAAATATCGTGGTCAGCTGGGGCGACGTTGCATCGACAGACAACCCCGCAGACGGCATTTCTTCGGGTGGGCCGGTTATGCCCAGAAGTTGCGAAAGGGTGTGGGGCAGGTGAAGCACACGCTTTCAGCAATTCCTTGCCGTAACTAAAATCCTTAACATAACATATTGATTtaccatttctttttcagcaAACGGGTCCACTGTTGTTCAATTTACGAGAGCAGTCTGCTTATCGTTTcctcaccattttttttttcggcatGGGGTATGTAAGAAAATGAGTATTATTTTATCACCTTAACTCGGGCAGGCTGTTGGTGAGTTATAAATATCCGTGCAACCCCGCAAGTTGCTGCTAACTTATCCCACTCACAAGGAAGCTCACCGCAACCGCTCTCGTCATTCCccaatgaaagaaagaacaggATCAATGGCACAttagcacacacacacaaacaaacaaacacgtataTGTATTTCATGTGcgttgctgcttctttcctgCAAGGAAGTATTTAAGTGTGATGTGGGGCAAGAGTTTGGATTGTTTCTTATTTCAGTGCCGCAGTcgcttgtttgttgttttgtttccgccAGCGTTTACCTCGGCTAATGCGTCTCGGCTCTTAATAATTTCTGTTGTGCCCTTCGCCTTTTGTGTGGCTGCCTGGCTGGCTGTTCCTCTCATATACTTCTTAAAGGCGCTTTCCAGACAGGAAAAGTTTCCCCTTGGGCACGAATGTCGCATAGCACATGCAGTGGAAGAAGGGCGTAAGAACATGCGCGACGGAAGAACCGAATCTCATCCAGTtccgctttctctttttttttctcctttgtaCCCTACTTTACTTGCAAACGCCGCAATCATGTGGAAACACTTGGTCCCCTCTTATGACATCAATCATCTGCCTTTTGGGATGCATTGTcactcctcccttttccttcattcatcTTCGTGTTGTTGCGTCGTCACTCACTCATCCGGTTAGACACACCCTCCACATCCATTCGCACCATTTTCCTCATATTCCGAGTCTCATGCAGCAGAGAGCATGTATTTatccattttatttctttccttgggTCCACCCAACAGGTTTCGTGTTTGGACCGTAACACAAATTTCATTTCCTGGTCGCAACCCAAACGCCGTTCGCGATCAGACGAGTTTCAATTCCGGGTAATGGGCCCCTTTCCACTTTGAAATGATTGAACCCTCTTTTTCGCACTTCCAATGGTTGCTGCCACCGTCACCACACCTTCTCCACGTAGCGTTGGAAAGAAGTAAGGAATAATAAAAACGCATCTGAGCAACGCAGCAGCGATCAGCCAGTGGACCTCATCAGAGTTTGTGCCTCCAATCTCATTCCCAAACCAAAAAATTAATCGGGCCCGCATGCGGCACGAGGCGTCCGGCGACTACGGGGGTttacaaaagaaggaaagtgatgTAACAAAAGGAGTTACATAAACATCGCGACCGCACGCACTCCGGCCATACAGGGCTGGaaaattaataaaacaaCCCGCTCAGGGATAACAATTGTCCTTGAGGGAAAAAGGTTGGATGCCTGCAGCCGCACGAGTTCCGCTGCGATTCAGGTGAGTttatcctttccccctgAAGGTCGACAgtgtttccctccatttgttcccttcccaAATAATATCTTCAGCACGTAGCAGTATTTTTGATATTCCAAAGCGGCTGCCAGTGCGTACACTCCTGCATGGGGGGAAAAGCCCCAAGTGAGGGCGGCAGATATGCGCAAGTAACAATCAGAGCCCAtgcacgcaaacacacatgaTGTAAAGGGAAACATGTAACAGGTATGCCAAATGCTCAGTTGAGGTTACACACTGCAGCGACGTAGACGCTCCCTCCCGCCACAACTCGCCGTAGCTCCTCATCGCACAGTTAAAATGTCAAGGGTTCAGTCTTGAATTACCACAAAATACGGATAAATGAGGTTTGCCCCTATAAAGGAGCGGCATTTCTGCACTCCCCTCGAGTGTCCAAACAGTGTTGTAAATAACAGAAGGATATTATAGGCTCAGCAATATTAACAGAGTGAACGTGTTACAAAACTCCCTCACAATAAAATAATTAGTATAAGCTGCAATAACTGCGACGGTGAGGGAACTTTGTTATACTGCGAGGCAACGCGGGTTTCAGTACATAACTAAGCTCATGCATCGACATCACACTCTGGAGGGAATGGAGGCAATCACATACCTTAAATCCTTACGGCAACACAAAtgagtgaagggaaagaaagcatgCAACTGGTGAAACAACATGTAACATCAGCAATGCAGAGGGTGATAAGGGTTGTATATCCGAAGAGAGAGATACAACAGCCCACATAACAcccaacacatacaaacacacatgcaacaTAACACTCattatgaaaaaatatttaaagacACCGCTAGCATTAAGtggattcaaaaagaaaaacgtgaCGCAGACACACACGGAAACACAGTTTTGTACCCAAAAGGTTGCGGGATTGGGCGTGAGAGgtggaatttaaaaaaataaaataaaatagtcaTGCACTCGCACGCTTAAGGACAGACGtgttgaaaaagaaatgtttcaccttatttttcttaaaGCCTCAAATGGCAaggacacaaataaaaaagagagcccTTAGGGAAAGTACATAGCTAATCCCGTTTTGTGATTACTcacagaacaaaaacgtTTTGGTTAAATTAGAAGAAATGTTGAGCCGTCCTGTCTTCCATAAGTGTCGGATTTGGAACAGTAAGAAACCAACCGGCGCTGACACGGCAAAACACATGCATGTGTTAATTCAGTGTCTTGAAAGACAACGCACGTGTAATCTAACAGAGGGCATGTTCCCTCTTAAGATTAGTATGTGCTTTAATGCAGAGGCAGCAGCCACCAAAAATAGAATGTAAAAaatgtaataataaatagatggcaaaagataaaaatagaTACAAAAGACAAACCCTACCGAGACTACGTTAAAATTCACTAACAACTACTACAATCGGTATGCTAATTAACTTTTCCGCCGAGTAAAACTAAGAGATTTGTACGCTTTATGACGTGCAACAGTACCACTAATGTAACGACGGAAGCGGACACCCAAAGTGGCCTTCTCTGAAATGTGAACCAACGAATGGAACAATTATGATTGAGCCCTCTTCAGTACTCACAGAAGCTTCACTGCTTCCACTTTGAGCGCTACGGTCAGCGACACGCCCAACCTTAACTGCAATGCgacgcaccacttcctcaCAGTAGGCGTCATCCCACTCGAATGCGGCTTCACGGGGAAGAGGCACacgccaacgctcacaaaGCGACGCCAGAAGATTCCCCCGTTGCGCTGCTTTAAAAGTTCGGAAAACAGACTGCAGTGAGTTCAATATCGATTGTGCTGATTCACTCAGCTCGGCACGTGAAGAACTGTGGTCGCTTGTGGAGGTTGTCGTGCCATCCTCGTCTTCATCAAAGAATTCGCGATCCAGccgtaatgcagcaaagttgCGGCCAGGCACGGCATTcaactggtacatttccacaggATCATTCACGCCACGAAGTGCAACATCACCAAGTGCAGTGACATcaatttgctcacgctcctcagcTGACAGTGACATGTAAACCTCATgcgtcatcagcacctgaccaccatttgctACACTCTCTGTCCTTTCTGCCATGTTTGGAGTCCGcccatagtagtcatatcccttcgtcacttcatcgtgtcggatgtcgcacaacccggtgtggattccaacacgtacacgcaggccattccacaaacgactGTACACTTTGAGGTCCAACCGCGCAGTTGGCGGTGTGTACTTCtcgtcctcctccgcacgctGCTGCTCCAACTGCTGGTAAGAATCATCAATCGCATTTGTTCCCCAGTCatgatgcaagaaacacagctgtagttcctgtgcgagttggacggcagcgaaaggaCTCTTACTCGCTATCATGAACGAATCCCCAACAGTTTTGACTTCGTAGCACTTATACCTCCCAATCAGTGAACGAATCAAATAGTGATGTGTCGCAACGGCATCAGGCAtcagctcagggtgtgcagcccacaacgcagtgctgctctcaatgtcagtaaatattagtgtcacgGGGTCAGTTTGTTCCTTGGGTGCAAGATTGTTATCACGGGCATTCCGGTGTGTTGCTAATATAACAACCACAAGAACCGTAACAAGCGGCACCAACATTACGACGAAGCCAACTGCAATAGCGGCAATTTGCTCAGTCATCTGTTGGATCCATCTCGGTTCATCATAGGTCACTCACAGTGTGGCAGACGACAGCGCAGAGGACACAAAAGGGTTTAGAACATGTGACATCGACCATACAAAAATATGCATCCCACCACCGTTGACAACAGTGCTTCGCCTCAAGTCAAGTTTCGTTCGTACACTTGTCTCCAAACGACCCATACATTGCAGGACACTTCCCATTGCGTATGCGATGGCAGACCCAAGTAGTGACAATGGCTTCCACTTCGACTCATTCTGCACGATCTTGCGGAACTCACGTACTGTTTTGGACTCCGTGATCTTATCCCTCCGATGTGACAGATTCGTTGCGAATAGCAAGGGGTTAGAAAATGGCTTTTCATGGAAGGCACTCACGAGTTCGCCGTGGATtggtgcatcatcgaagaataGGACAAAGACGTGCACATTACGGTGTTTGTTAGGGTGAAAGAGGATTATGGGGATATTATATGGGATAAGACCTACAACCAATACCTGACATGCAGTTGACAGCTTGTCTCTCAAATTAGGACCTTCACCACTCGCAACAAAGAAGCTTAGTGATGTGTTAAAGTTGTCAAGTGTTTTTGCAACATATTCCTAATTCCTCTCGTATCACCACCACGACACACAATGACATGCATTCTTCCTGCACCATTTTGTATAATATGCTCAACTATCATAAATAACTGCTGCTCATTTGTTGGTAACAGGTGGATCACATTCCTTCTGGGGTTACTCGGTTGTGATGTGAGTATTATAGGATCGATGAATGCCATACCCTTCGTCCGCAGTAACGAATTATCCACGacaccaaacacagcagTTACAACTCGTTTCTCAACATCATTATAcagagttgcagaagcttcGTAAGATTTCGAGGATAGTcagtgtaaaaagaaaccaTCAGAGTGACCCAGTTGACCTTTGCCAACAACATGAGGGACACCATCGTATACCATCTATGCAGCACGCAGTGCCTTTGGGTCATCGGTTATATTAAACATGACCCCACTCAATGGGCCATACAACTGTGGCAGGTCTCGATAACAGCGAGATGAACCAAGGGTTAATATAGCTTCCTTCATAGGGTGTAGATGGAGAtccttttccaccttcttcatGCACATCACACTCCCACCTTGGTTACGTAAACACGATACACCCCGCTCTCCCGCCATATTacggcactcaccaccaaagtcaccaaccacaatATTATCAATTGGATAACGACGTTTATTGTACAGTGATTTCATAAATACACCCCTGCTAGTTAGCTATTCGTGACAACTCAGTGCCTGTTTCAATACCTCTCCAGCAACCCATCTGTTCAATGTCAGCTCAGCTTCAGCGTCTTGCTCGGTGAAGTTATTTTCGTTAATATCCCACCTTGTGCGCTTATAGTTATTACCATTAACCTTTAACAACATAGTCATATCATCCCTGAAACGCCTGACAGCTTTGTATGTGTCACCCTTCGTAATTAGGTCAGCcccagttattattattttatcagCCACAAACTCGTCTCTGCCCAATTTATATGCCCACTTGTTCTTGACGGCGTGTTGGAGTGCAGAGGGTGTATGAATAAATATTCGCCTCTCGTCCTGTGGTCATATAATCATTTCATGGGGAATCTCTTCATATCAGGGATTGGAGAACCAAATACAATCACTCCCTGAGGTCCAGTATCGGCAACCTTATTCCACTCCGCACTGAAGCTACTGTTATCCGATTCCTTACCAATTTGACTCTTcaatgcaaaaaaataacaactaAACAACTTGCGATTCATCCGTGTTGCCAACTACGCAGCAAGCTTAtactcatcatcaccataagAAACATCTTTCAAATACATGAAATCCAGTCGGTGTGACCGTAACTGAGTGATAGCATAACGGAAAAGAGCAAGCATCTCAACGGCGAGTGATGCTTCCAGGAGTCATAAATTGGGATTCCAACTGTGTACCCTACTGAATCCTGTGAAGGGCAAAAAATCAACTACACATTCTTTTCATTGAAATATTTGGTTAAGTTGAGAGTATTTTTGTCACCCACAGGTTCCAGTATAATGGCAAGCTCATCACCGTAATTGGTTGTACAGATGGCGTATCCAAAGTCATCCATAGACGAAACATGTGCAACTGCCACACTGACACACGGAAGCGACTTTCCGTTGGTAATAGATGCGTTGAAGCCTGCAGTAATAGGATCAAATACCTTTGCTGAAATCTTGTCACTGTATAACATGTTGTATACCCTTACCCATATTAATCCATTTGCAAGCTATACTTCAGCCAGCAGCTGTAGTAATATAGAAAAACACCACGTAAGTGACTACGCCATCTCTAGCATGTAATTCACGCATGGAGGTAACCGTGATACTAGTAACTCAACGTAATTCAACTTTCAAACTACAGGACAAAAACGGCATAATAACAAAGTATTGGTACAAGATTAATAGACTGCATGTGTATATGTAAGAGCGTGGGAAAGGGAACTACTGTAGTGGATAACATTACACAAACCATAACAGCGAGAAAGTAGTTCAACACACATTCCCCCATACACCCACATATCATTCATGTATCCgatacaaaaacataaaacatcaCTAGGCATAAGGGTAAATGTGTAGATAGAACATTACAGTATCATAAACTGGATTGCCATTAACAAAAACACAGCACACTAACAGTCACAGTTAACACTCAAACTGTAAATTTTAACTCACAACATCACGGCAGACATTGCTCAGTTTCATATTCCTTGACTGTCTAGGAGTAAAAGAGAGTGTGCGAGAGAATATGAGGAAAGCTTCAGCAACCATAGAGAAATATAAAGGAAGTTATACACATGTATCAGATATTGCAAATAGTTACATGCAGCAAGGTGATTAAGAGATACCTTACAAGCCAGCATCTccgaatgaaaaaaaaaaattagggtAGACGCGAGGGATAAGCACAGGAGGTCACTTTTACTTCGCTATAGCCTCCGCTTCATGGGCATCACCTTATTATCAAACACATTTTTAAATGCAAGGACACAGCTCCTAACAACACATTAGAGGTGGAGCGCCTCACATGACAACGGACCACACGGACGGCAATATAAATTTAAATAAGATATTATTTAGAAGAAGTTAAGCATTAATAGTGGCGTGGATGCACACATCCCTCACTACGTTAAACAGAAAATTAACGACTTTCATATATTGTAATCAAAAGATAGTATGCCCatttcaaaaataaaatgcatCCCTGTGcataaaaatatttaaacacCCAACATATGAGGAAAATATTGCATGCACAAAAAGTTGGGGAGCAAAGTATTAGAAGAACACTATATGAAGTGAATCTAAAAAAAGTTTGCACATATTATATAAACATTATTATCcatttacaacaacaaaacatacatacatCAATGTCATGAGAAATATTAACAGGTACTACCAACACTTTCCAGGTCAATCAAATCAGTGGTGCAGCGTCGTCCCTCAACATAGGAAAAGTTTGAAGATGAAGCAACCGTTGCAACAGTAGCTCCTCCAGGTGAAAATAGACTTCCACCCCTTTCCAATGATGTCACACTGCTGGAGGAGCTCCTCGTTCCAAAATCCATAACACAACCCACCTTTGCAGCAATCCGACGGGTAACACAGCGACAACTGGCTTCATTCCAAGCATCCACCCCTGGGGGCTTCTTAACATgccaacgctcacaaaaTGTTGCAAGCATCTTCTGTCGCTGGATAACTGGAAATGCGCCAATGAGGGCATCAATGCAACCAGCAACCTGTTGAGCGGTGGCAGTTAAACCACACTCATTAAAGCTCGACTCACTAGCGCTACTACCTGTTCCaacatcttcttcatcctcgATTTCACGTTCCAGccgtaatgcagcaaagttgCGGCCAGGCACGGCATTcaactggtacatttccacaggATCGGGCACACCACGTAGCGGCACATCACCAAGTGCAGTGACATcaatttgctcacgctcctcagcTGACAGTGACATGTAAACCTCATgcgtcatcagcacctgaccaccatttgctacactctctgtccttgctgccatgtttggagtccgcccatagtagtcatatcccttcgtcacttcatcgtgtcggatgtcgcacaacccggtgtggattccaacacgtacacgcaggccattccacaaacgactGTACACTTTAAGGTCCAACCGCGCAGTTGGCGGTGTGTACTTCtcgtcctcctccgcacgctGCTGCTCAAACTGCTGGTAAGAATCATCAACTGCATTTGTTCCCCAGTCATGttgcaagaaacacagctgtaattcctgtgcgagttggacggcagcgaaaggaCTCTTACTCGCTATCATGAACGAATCCCCAACAGTTTTGACTTCGTAGCACTTATACCTCCCAATCAGTGAACGAATCAAATAGTGATGTGCCGCAACGGCATCGGGCAtcagctcagggtgtgcagcccacaacgcagtgctgctctcaatgtcagtaaatattagtgtcacAGGGTCCGTTGGCTCCTTGGGTGCAAGATTGTTATCACGAGCATTCCGCAGGGTGATGCGTAGGAGCACACCAAGGGCAATAAAAGGTATCAAGCCGGCTATACACCCGATACCTATGCCGGCTATCTGTGACCCTGTGAGACGACTCCCTCCTGAAATGATATACCCCATAGACGGTGTCATGCCGCGTTGCAATATGGGCACACTTGAATTCAGCACACGCGCCATCGACCATACAGAAATGTTTGTGGCTCCAAAGTTTGAGGCACACTCATTTGCCGAAACACTCGTACCAGAAACACATTCCACATCACTGAAGGGTCCAAATCGCATGTCATCCACTTTGATGTTGGACTCCGTGTAAATGCGGTCTGCCAGCAGCTCtgcattcactttcttcatattCGGGAGAATCACTTGAAGCAGCCGAGTGGTAACAAAACCTAAGAACGTTAGTGGATCCCAATGCGATTCATTCACAATGCGATGGAAACTCGCAACCACATCTGATTTCGTGTCCTTCTCCGCCCAGTGTGGGAAACTCGTCGCGAATAGGAGCCGCTCTGAGCTAGCAATAGACTCTTTACTCGCATTAAACGCAGCTACAAACTCATCGTAGTACATTGCAAGGTCATTGAATGGAATGAATACACGTGCCCTGCGGTGGGTCTGAAGGTGCCGCGCAACTGCAGCAACGTCAGTGAGAGTGAGTCCAATAGTAAACACATCTCTATTACCCGAGAGATATGACGATATCgggtcaccatcaccaagtgTCTTGCTGGAATCAAGCGGCACACCAAACGTGTCCAATGACTTGTACAGCAGGCTACTGATCTCCACTACTTGCTCACTACGTATGAGTGCATTTACTCCTCTGGAAGAAGTGTTGGAGAGATACACAGCAAGCACATAAAGTTGCTGCGCAAGGACAGGCAGTAAGTGTATTACGTTTCTCCTAAACAATTTCATGCGGGGTCGAAGTGTCATAGGACTGATGAACACTAAATCTTTTCGGTCCAGAAGCCCTCCAGGCATGATACCAAATACTGCAGATACATCCCTGTTATCCTGTACTTGCTCAAGGGATTGCGTCACATTCTCTGAAGATACTGTTAGGGGATGGAAAAATATTCTATTGTCAATATTCTCCGCTTCCTTGCCATGAACCTCGGCACCAAGGAACCACTTCCTGCTCGCACGTAATGCAATTTTATTATCTgcgagaagcaaaaagaggcCACTCAATGGCGCACCCACATGTACATTGGCACTCGAGCACTCTGATACACCCCACGTTAGATGTCCTTCCCACAAAGGCGCTGGTCGGAAGCCATCCATTATACTCTTCATATATACCATACTGCCACCTTGATTGCATTCACACATGGCACCCTGTAATGCAACGGCCTCAttgcactcaccaccaaagtcaccaaccacaagGTCATCAATCACGTAGCGACGCTGCTTGTACAGAGATTCCCTGAATGATGTACGGTTCGTCAGCTGTGGGGCGTTATTCAGAGCTTCGAAGAGAACTTCTCCCGCAAGCCACCCATACACCATCATCTCACCTGCGTTGTCGTCCTCAAGGTAGTGATCGGGTTTCTTAAAAAAGTTCCAGTCATTGTTTGTCCTGAGGTAGTTGTCCATGTCATGCTGGAAGCGCTGAATCAGTGAGAACCGAGTATCGTTAGCGAGCGGCACTGTTCCAGTTGTGATTAGCTGTCCAGGAGTGAATGTACGATTAGCTAACGCCAATGCCTCACGCCACATCTTGATCAAAAAATTTTGCTGTAGTGAAGTAGAAAGAAGATACGCATTGGCAGTGCGGTTGTCCTGTGCTACCTTCTTGATGAACCACTTTGCTGTATTACCCAGGGATGAAAACAGCAATATAGCCTGTGGGCGCGTAGCAACAAATTGTCTCCACCT encodes:
- a CDS encoding receptor-type adenylate cyclase GRESAG 4, putative (similar to GB:CAD21877.1: ESAG4 {Trypanosoma brucei}), whose protein sequence is MCWQEGGGRGCVYPHGNCRRNLTARSPARRYSKYKHSPVITAMSLLHLLPLLLMWMPPVCAEASNVTVKVLSMMYNPEYSDDEVNDLNAGFDASLSAHSWKTGSNATISVIRPPSPNATIEDIFQQGMNQSEDKLLVVFGPLGTNHVSWVSDKLKEHDLVALAPVAYSSEVRGWNPHLYFISVEPNAELLALIRYAVVYLRVPRIGMMHVKSSTASMGPYEFTVQILEMMGRELCGMFVVKESENQNISEDDLNTRWRQFVATRPQAILLFSSLGNTAKWFIKKVAQDNRTANAYLLSTSLQQNFLIKMWREALALANRTFTPGQLITTGTVPLANDTRFSLIQRFQHDMDNYLRTNNDWNFFKKPDHYLEDDNAGEMMVYGWLAGEVLFEALNNAPQLTNRTSFRESLYKQRRYVIDDLVVGDFGGECNEAVALQGAMCECNQGGSMVYMKSIMDGFRPAPLWEGHLTWGVSECSSANVHVGAPLSGLFLLLADNKIALRASRKWFLGAEVHGKEAENIDNRIFFHPLTVSSENVTQSLEQVQDNRDVSAVFGIMPGGLLDRKDLVFISPMTLRPRMKLFRRNVIHLLPVLAQQLYVLAVYLSNTSSRGVNALIRSEQVVEISSLLYKSLDTFGVPLDSSKTLGDGDPISSYLSGNRDVFTIGLTLTDVAAVARHLQTHRRARVFIPFNDLAMYYDEFVAAFNASKESIASSERLLFATSFPHWAEKDTKSDVVASFHRIVNESHWDPLTFLGFVTTRLLQVILPNMKKVNAELLADRIYTESNIKVDDMRFGPFSDVECVSGTSVSANECASNFGATNISVWSMARVLNSSVPILQRGMTPSMGYIISGGSRLTGSQIAGIGIGCIAGLIPFIALGVLLRITLRNARDNNLAPKEPTDPVTLIFTDIESSTALWAAHPELMPDAVAAHHYLIRSLIGRYKCYEVKTVGDSFMIASKSPFAAVQLAQELQLCFLQHDWGTNAVDDSYQQFEQQRAEEDEKYTPPTARLDLKVYSRLWNGLRVRVGIHTGLCDIRHDEVTKGYDYYGRTPNMAARTESVANGGQVLMTHEVYMSLSAEEREQIDVTALGDVPLRGVPDPVEMYQLNAVPGRNFAALRLEREIEDEEDVGTGSSASESSFNECGLTATAQQVAGCIDALIGAFPVIQRQKMLATFCERWHVKKPPGVDAWNEASCRCVTRRIAAKVGCVMDFGTRSSSSSVTSLERGGSLFSPGGATVATVASSSNFSYVEGRRCTTDLIDLESVGSTC